From the Mycoplasmatota bacterium genome, one window contains:
- a CDS encoding InlB B-repeat-containing protein produces the protein MSAIFKMLVLSLLLVSITGCYTRYNQREVDDDRKYNHNGFKCYKGFDWVTSIHRLYAINDELKQKKEIHFYKVCEEPCTIFGKDVEDKLEDDLNSINLEVAYIYPASNNDKFHYLIKKKFPNLKKIIFMEDMNNSIPNFDGIEIYSRNGISIKEEGNGGYIKESRATFYINYDSNEKVISPYYQISFDNTDEMITKPSNPYREGYIFDGWYIEEECLNMFNFNDVNNKKIDSINLYAKWIKK, from the coding sequence ATGAGTGCAATATTTAAAATGCTAGTACTTTCTTTATTATTAGTAAGTATAACGGGATGTTACACTAGATACAATCAACGAGAAGTGGATGATGATCGGAAGTACAATCATAATGGATTCAAATGTTATAAAGGTTTTGATTGGGTAACTTCAATTCATAGGCTATATGCAATTAATGATGAATTGAAACAAAAAAAGGAAATTCATTTTTATAAAGTGTGTGAAGAACCATGCACTATTTTTGGTAAAGATGTAGAGGATAAACTCGAAGATGATTTAAACTCTATTAATCTAGAAGTTGCATATATTTATCCTGCATCTAATAATGATAAGTTTCACTATTTAATCAAGAAAAAATTTCCAAATTTAAAAAAAATAATTTTTATGGAAGATATGAACAATTCTATTCCAAATTTTGATGGTATAGAAATATATTCAAGAAATGGGATTTCTATAAAAGAAGAAGGAAATGGAGGGTATATTAAAGAATCAAGAGCTACTTTTTACATTAATTATGACTCTAATGAAAAAGTGATAAGTCCGTATTATCAAATAAGTTTTGATAATACAGATGAAATGATTACTAAGCCATCAAATCCATATAGAGAAGGTTATATATTTGATGGTTGGTATATTGAAGAAGAATGTTTAAATATGTTTAATTTTAATGATGTAAATAACAAAAAAATCGATAGTATTAATTTATATGCTAAGTGGATAAAAAAATAA
- a CDS encoding IS110 family transposase, which produces MDKHFSIILSIPGVGYTTGAILIAGIGDISLFSSEDKLVAFIGAEPSIYQSGEFESSNSKMSKRGSKYMRYAIHHVSNRIIHSDEKFSKYYQKKINEGKHHFVALSHVGKKVIRTIYSILKYNTAYVTNH; this is translated from the coding sequence ATGGATAAACACTTTTCTATAATTCTTTCTATTCCTGGCGTTGGATATACAACAGGAGCAATATTAATTGCCGGTATTGGCGATATTTCATTATTTTCTAGTGAAGATAAACTAGTTGCTTTTATTGGTGCTGAACCATCTATTTATCAATCTGGTGAATTTGAATCTAGTAATTCGAAAATGTCAAAACGAGGCTCAAAATACATGCGTTATGCAATACATCATGTATCTAATAGAATCATTCATTCAGATGAAAAATTCTCTAAATATTATCAAAAAAAGATTAATGAAGGTAAACACCATTTTGTTGCATTAAGCCATGTAGGAAAGAAAGTTATAAGAACCATATATTCTATATTGAAATATAATACAGCTTATGTAACTAATCATTAA